In Zingiber officinale cultivar Zhangliang chromosome 11B, Zo_v1.1, whole genome shotgun sequence, a single window of DNA contains:
- the LOC122033347 gene encoding NAC domain-containing protein 21/22-like: protein MSNFLSMTEHQLPPGFRFHPRDEELVCDYLQPKLMAGSTSSYFPIIIIDVDLNKCEPWDLPDMACVGGKEWYFFSLRDRKYATGHRTNRATQSGYWKATGKDRLVKRKEVLVGMRKTLVFYKGRAPKGRKTDWVMHEFRMESELDSDSSFGPPKLFDSKQEDWVLCRVFSKSKRDTSKPTIETSSYHDISLPPLMESFIAMDPSSSEGNEQVPCFSHLMPARTTNSISPQDVLATPLSQTAISEHADGMKLVSNHFTKMEVNSERDLPPDLPQGSLESYLSDYCLSQVWNTF, encoded by the exons ATGAGCAACTTCCTGAGCATGACAGAGCACCAGCTGCCGCCAGGCTTCCGCTTCCACCCGCGAGACGAAGAGCTCGTTTGCGATTACCTCCAACCCAAGCTCATGGCAGGTAGCACCTCTTCCTACTTCCCCATCATCATCATCGACGTCGACCTCAACAAGTGTGAGCCATGGGACCTTCCAG ACATGGCATGTGTTGGGGGCAAGGAGTGGTACTTTTTCAGCCTTCGCGACCGGAAGTATGCTACTGGACACCGTACGAACCGAGCAACCCAATCGGGATATTGGAAGGCAACAGGAAAGGACCGTCTAGTGAAGAGAAAGGAAGTCTTGGTAGGTATGAGAAAGACGTTAGTGTTCTACAAAGGAAGAGCCCCCAAGGGACGAAAGACTGACTGGGTCATGCATGAGTTCCGCATGGAATCTGAGTTAGACTCTGATTCGTCTTTCGGTCCACCAAAACTCTTCGACTCAAAGCAGGAAGACTGGGTCTTGTGCAGAGTGTTCAGCAAGAGCAAAAGAGATACCTCCAAACCAACCATTGAGACTTCTAGCTATCATGACATATCTCTGCCTCCTCTGATGGAATCCTTCATCGCCATGGACCCATCGAGCTCCGAGGGGAATGAGCAAGTGCCCTGCTTCTCCCATCTCATGCCAGCGAGGACGACAAACTCGATTAGCCCCCAAGATGTTTTAGCCACTCCTTTGTCTCAGACTGCAATATCTGAACATGCAGATGGGATGAAGCTCGTGTCGAATCACTTCACCAAAATGGAGGTCAACTCGGAAAGGGATTTACCTCCTGATCTGCCTCAAGGAAGCTTGGAGAGCTACTTGTCTGACTATTGCTTGTCTCAAGTGTGGAACACTTTTTAA